A genomic segment from Branchiostoma floridae strain S238N-H82 chromosome 7, Bfl_VNyyK, whole genome shotgun sequence encodes:
- the LOC118420206 gene encoding E3 ubiquitin-protein ligase TRIM56-like, producing MATAAFPEKVSDDSTQCTICFYTFKNPKVLPCLHTFCEHCLREWVQKNDGDTIPCPICRQPVSLPQNGVEGLKDNFFIASLVKAVTEHNKVRHGKDELLCTSCEEGKPATSRCSECAEFLCESCESAHRLVRATRGHTLFTFEELKTGKYDNVVRARKAPPCSKHPGEILKLYCRTCETPICNECALFEHRDSQHDYTRIEEVAAEKRDTILDLTPQCQARMQFFRQTEEAQKRLREQLQLNVEGARQNVHRTVQTLTALVKEEGERLLTCIHTEESSRKKQIEAEIEGAQISLASAKSTCEFAKTLAREGGDYEVASFSQDMAARLNELTKPPMEKVNFKLANITIDYSVMVQKLTKNRPKTAHYSLPKSTERELCSLLKRARQSGVSSSTGPPLGRYGDRVLVNGGGLRPGD from the coding sequence ATGGCGACCGCAGCTTTCCCTGAGAAAGTCAGCGACGACTCCACCCAGTGTACGATCTGTTTCTACACCTTTAAGAACCCGAAGGTTCTTCCCTGCTTGCACACCTTCTGTGAGCACTGTCTGCGGGAATGGGTCCAGAAGAACGATGGCGACACCATTCCGTGTCCTATTTGTCGTCAGCCAGTTTCCTTGCCCCAAAATGGCGTCGAGGGTCTAAAGGACAACTTCTTTATCGCTAGCCTGGTGAAAGCCGTGACGGAGCACAACAAGGTTCGCCACGGTAAAGATGAACTCCTCTGCACCAGTTGTGAGGAAGGGAAGCCAGCCACGTCCAGGTGTTCGGAGTGTGCTGAGTTTCTGTGTGAGAGTTGTGAGTCGGCACATCGTCTTGTAAGAGCTACCAGGGGTCACACGCTTTTCACCTTTGAGGAACTGAAAACAGGAAAATACGACAATGTCGTCAGGGCTAGGAAAGCTCCACCGTGCTCTAAACATCCGGGAGAGATCTTGAAGCTCTACTGTAGGACCTGTGAGACCCCAATATGCAACGAATGTGCCTTGTTTGAACACAGGGACTCGCAACATGACTACACGCGCATAGAAGAGGTGGCTGCCGAGAAGAGAGATACAATCTTAGACCTCACACCACAATGCCAGGCCCGAATGCAGTTCTTTCGTCAGACGGAGGAAGCACAGAAACGCTTGAGGGAGCAACTTCAGCTGAATGTAGAGGGGGCTCGTCAGAACGTCCATAGAACCGTACAAACACTAACTGCGCTTGTCAAGGAAGAGGGCGAACGGCTTTTAACCTGTATTCATACAGAGGAATCATCCAGGAAGAAACAGATTGAAGCAGAGATAGAGGGAGCACAGATCAGTCTGGCAAGCGCCAAGAGCACGTGTGAGTTTGCAAAGACTCTAGCTCGGGAGGGAGGCGACTACGAAGTTGCATCTTTCTCACAAGATATGGCAGCGAGATTGAACGAGTTGACTAAACCACCAATGGAAAAAGTGAACTTTAAGCTGGCAAACATCACGATTGATTACTCTGTCATGGTGCAAAAGTTGACTaaaaacagaccaaaaactGCCCACTACAGCCTGCCAAAGTCGACGGAGAGGGAACTGTGTTCTCTGCTGAAACGTGCGCGGCAAAGCGGGGTCAGCTCAAGTACAGGTCCTCCTCTGGGAAGATATGGGGACAGAGTGTTGGTAAATGGAGGCGGATTGAGGCCAGGTGAttag
- the LOC118420207 gene encoding polyadenylate-binding protein 1A-like, whose protein sequence is MLVHVGYRYTANMRNPPSGDRPLHQAVYIQGEEPLTASMLAAAPPQEQKQMLGERLFPLIQNSHPDLAGKITGMLLELENPELLHMLESREALKAKVEEAVAVLQAHEAKERAARAGLAE, encoded by the exons atgcttgtacatgtag GATACAGGTACACTGCCAATATGCGCAACCCACCAAGCGGGGATCGACCCCTACATCAGGCTGTCTACATACAGGGGGAGGAGCCCCTGACCGCTTCCATGCTGGCCGCTGCCCCACCTCAAGAACAGAAGCAGATGCTGGGAGAGCGCCTCTTCCCTCTCATACAGAACAGCCACCCCGATCTCGCTGGTAAGATCACCGGTATGCTGTTGGAGCTCGAGAACCCCGAGCTGCTGCACATGCTCGAGTCCCGCGAGGCTCTGAAGGCCAAGGTTGAGGAGGCCGTAGCTGTACTGCAGGCTCACGAGGCAAAAGAGCGGGCGGCCCGCGCAGGCTTGGCGGAGTAA
- the LOC118420208 gene encoding proto-oncogene tyrosine-protein kinase receptor Ret-like, with the protein MGKPVKLGACEAIFNMKTNTVLFVVTVRLLFLSNWTYGDVHLSAKIAENADIGQQVVHVLPTSPGAKEEVPCDITDGNIHGRFSVTHVCVVVVARPLDFSIYRRYNLTVNVPGTTETRFVDIQVEDVDGYPPIYNDTCEIASYANFHKVKKDEFLCPSAKEGTWHSRRPNQDRKHPVRTQRYLHLSCYYRRQNGSSRALRATGNCPPGKRGELCEEDCNCLNGASCDRWAGCVCPPGWTGKLCETKCPDGTYGRSCKGECECQNGAFCDPTDGQCNCTEGWYGIHCTRPCLSGRYGWRCRQACDCKNNATCHHVDGSCTCTPPWTGRQCDVIQTEPSLLPLQISIPLSLTLLGVLAALVALYKWRAVTRMKQHEDQEETQVLLELKSMEENLAQSLQPGWLKRWERKAKDLTLGDLIGQGAFSFIREGRLRTANADVTVVAVKSARSKDRLCYRAFYREAAMLVALDENCEEHNPDGHPNIIKLFGVITRSRPRCILLEYAAKGDLLQLLKQQTKNNVACLVGSFLRYAVHISRALKELRRLRIAHGDVAARNVLISGDDVTKLSDFGLAHDVYTTTTYISSGKNDAEELLPLKWMALESLETRQFTCESNTWSFGVLIWEIAAFGEEPGYQNEIRLSCPRLVGILRQGYRLQKPPGCPDRLYDVMKSCWQEDPSARPEPVELEQKLTDCREEIDPLFVVEKESAV; encoded by the exons ATGGGGAAACCTGTTAAACTAGGCGCCTGTGAAGCTATCTTCAACATGAAGACAAACACTGTGCTCTTTGTCGTCACCGTTCGTCTTCTCTTTCTTTCCAACTGGACGTACGGAGACGTACACCTGTCGGCCAAGATCGCAGAGAATGCCGACATTGGACAGCAAGTTGTCCACGTTCTACCAACCTCTCCGGGAGCCAAGGAGGAAGTTCCGTGTGATATCACAGACGGAAACATCCACGGGCGCTTCAGTGTGACTCACGTCTGTGTGGTTGTAGTAGCCCGTCCTTTAGACTTTAGTATATACCGAAGGTATAACCTGACTGTAAACGTACCTGGGACAACCGAGACCCGTTTTGTCGACATACAAGTTGAGGACGTGGACGGATATCCTCCTATCTACAACGACACCTGCGAAAT CGCTTCGTATGCGAACTTCCACAAGGTCAAGAAGGACGAGTTCCTGTGTCCATCAGCAAAA GAAGGTACGTGGCACTCAAGAAGACCAAATCAGGATCGAAAGCATCCAGTCCGAACACAACGGTACCTACACCTGTCTTGTTATTACCGAAGACAAAACGGAAGTTCACGCGCGTTACGAGCTACAGGCAACTGCCCTCCCGGCAAAAGAGGTGAATTGTGTGAAGAGGACTGCAACTGTCTCAATGGTGCCAGCTGTGACCGGTGGGCCGGCTGTGTCTGTCcgccgggatggacaggaaAACTTTGTGAGACCAAATGCCCAGACGGTACCTACGGACGGAGCTGCAAGGGCGAGTGCGAATGTCAGAATGGTGCCTTCTGCGATCCTACCGACGGTCAGTGTAACTGCACAGAGGGGTGGTAtggtatacattgtacccgtcCATGTTTAAGTGGTCGGTACGGGTGGAGATGTCGGCAGGCCTGTGACTGTAAGAACAACGCCACATGCCATCACGTAGATGGGAGCTGCACATGCACGCCGCCCTGGACTGGACGGCAATGTGACGTTATCCAAACGGAACCTTCTCTGCTGCCACTACAGATCTCTATACCCCTTTCATTGACGCTGCTTGGTGTCTTGGCAGCATTAGTGGCGCTTTACAAATGGAGGGCGGTAACACGGATGAAACAACACGAAGACCAAGAGGAGACGCAGGTGTTACTCGAACTTAAAAGTATGGAAGAAAACCTCGCACAGAGTCTACAGCCCGGCTGGCTCAAACGGTGGGAGAGGAAGGCAAAGGATCTGACTCTGGgcgatctgattggtcagggcGCATTTTCGTTCATCCGGGAAGGGCGTTTACGCACCGCTAacgctgacgtcacagttgtgGCGGTCAAGTCCGCCCGTTCGAAGGACAGACTGTGCTATCGAGCTTTCTATCGTGAAGCAGCAATGCTGGTTGCTTTGGACGAAAACTGCGAAGAACACAACCCTGATGGGCATCCCAACATTATCAAGCTGTTTGGTGTCATCACCAGGTCTAGGCCAAGGTGTATTCTCTTGGAATATGCTGCCAAAGGTGATCTCCTTCAACTTTTGAAACAGCAGACTAAAAATAACGTTGCTTGTCTAGTGGGCAGCTTTCTCCGCTACGCAGTCCACATATCACGTGCCCTGAAGGAGCTCCGACGTCTGCGCATCGCTCACGGTGACGTGGCCGCTCGAAACGTCCTCATCAGTGGAGACGACGTCACCAAGCTGTCAGACTTCGGTCTGGCCCATGATGTGTACACCACAACCACGTACATCTCCTCAGGCAAGAACGACGCGGAGGAACTCCTCCCTCTGAAGTGGATGGCTCTGGAGTCGCTGGAGACTCGCCAGTTCACGTGCGAGAGCAACACGTGGTCGTTCGGCGTGCTGATATGGGAGATCGCCGCGTTCGGGGAGGAACCCGGCTATCAGAACGAGATCCGACTGAGTTGTCCCAGGTTGGTCGGGATCCTGAGACAGGGATATCGTCTGCAGAAACCACCCGGATGTCCGGACAGactgtatgacgtcatgaagtcGTGTTGGCAGGAGGACCCGTCAGCCAGACCAGAGCCGGTAGAACTTGAGCAGAAGCTGACAGACTGTCGTGAAGAAATAGATCCACTGTTTGTCGTCGAGAAGGAGTCCGCAGTTTAG